The Lysobacter enzymogenes genome window below encodes:
- the fusA gene encoding elongation factor G: MARTTPIERYRNFGIMAHIDAGKTTTSERILFYTGVSHKIGEVHEGAATMDWMEQEQERGITITSAATTAFWKGMDKSLPEHRFNIIDTPGHVDFTIEVERSLRVLDGAVFVLCAVGGVQPQSETVWRQANKYSVPRMAFVNKMDRTGANFDKVVEQLKARLGAYAVPMQVPIGAEDGFEGVVDLLKMKAIHWDVASQGTKFEYRDIPAELQAKAEEARGFMIEAAAEASEEFMEKYLGGEELTEAEIIAGLRERTLKVEIVPVFCGSAFKNKGVQAMLDGVINLLPSPSDRPPVQGIDENEKEDSRKASDSEPFSALAFKIMTDPFVGSLTFFRVYSGVLNSGDQVYNPVKSRKERVGRILQMHANQRDEIKEVRAGDIAAAVGLKDVTTGDTLCAQDHIITLERMIFPEPVISMAVEPKTKSDQEKMGIALGRLAQEDPSFRVRTDEESGQTIIAGMGELHLDILVDRMKREFNVEANVGKPQVAYRETIRKSDVKSDYKHAKQSGGKGQYGHVVIELSPMNEKDKANEDVENDFLFVNDITGGVIPKEFIPAVEKGLRETITSGPLAGFPVVGVKVKLVFGSYHDVDSSEMAFKLAASMAFKEGFRKADPVLLEPMMKVEVVTPEEYVGDVMGDLSRRRGLLQGQDDTPSGKTINAMVPLGEMFGYATTIRSLTQGRATFTMEFDHYAEAPTNIAETVIKKGG, encoded by the coding sequence GTGGCTCGCACCACTCCCATCGAGCGTTACCGCAACTTCGGCATCATGGCCCACATCGATGCCGGCAAGACCACCACGTCCGAACGCATCCTGTTCTACACCGGCGTCAGCCACAAGATCGGCGAAGTGCACGAAGGTGCCGCGACGATGGACTGGATGGAGCAGGAGCAGGAACGCGGCATCACCATCACTTCCGCCGCGACCACCGCGTTCTGGAAGGGCATGGACAAGTCGCTGCCCGAGCACCGCTTCAACATCATCGATACCCCCGGACACGTCGACTTCACCATCGAAGTCGAGCGCTCGCTGCGCGTGCTCGACGGCGCGGTGTTCGTGCTGTGCGCCGTCGGCGGCGTGCAGCCGCAGTCCGAGACCGTTTGGCGCCAGGCCAACAAGTACTCGGTGCCGCGCATGGCGTTCGTCAACAAGATGGACCGCACCGGCGCCAACTTCGACAAGGTCGTCGAACAGCTGAAGGCGCGCCTGGGCGCGTACGCCGTTCCGATGCAGGTGCCGATCGGCGCCGAAGACGGCTTCGAGGGCGTGGTCGACCTGCTGAAGATGAAGGCGATCCATTGGGACGTCGCCTCGCAGGGCACCAAGTTCGAATACCGCGACATCCCGGCCGAACTCCAGGCCAAGGCCGAGGAAGCCCGCGGCTTCATGATCGAAGCCGCGGCGGAAGCCTCGGAAGAGTTCATGGAGAAGTACCTGGGCGGCGAAGAGCTGACCGAAGCCGAGATCATCGCCGGTCTGCGCGAGCGCACCCTGAAGGTCGAGATCGTGCCGGTGTTCTGCGGCTCGGCGTTCAAGAACAAGGGCGTGCAGGCCATGCTCGACGGCGTGATCAACCTGCTGCCGTCGCCGTCGGATCGTCCGCCGGTGCAGGGCATCGACGAGAACGAAAAGGAAGACAGCCGCAAGGCCTCGGATTCCGAGCCGTTCTCGGCGCTGGCGTTCAAGATCATGACCGACCCGTTCGTGGGTTCGCTGACCTTCTTCCGCGTCTACTCGGGCGTGCTGAACTCGGGCGACCAGGTGTACAACCCGGTCAAGTCGCGCAAGGAGCGCGTCGGCCGCATCCTGCAGATGCACGCCAACCAGCGCGACGAAATCAAGGAAGTCCGCGCTGGCGACATCGCCGCGGCCGTGGGCCTGAAGGACGTGACCACCGGCGACACGCTGTGCGCGCAGGATCACATCATCACCCTGGAACGCATGATCTTCCCGGAGCCCGTCATCTCGATGGCGGTCGAACCGAAGACCAAGTCGGACCAGGAAAAGATGGGCATCGCCCTGGGCCGCCTGGCGCAGGAAGATCCTTCGTTCCGCGTGCGCACCGACGAAGAATCGGGCCAGACCATCATCGCCGGCATGGGCGAGTTGCACCTGGACATCCTCGTCGACCGCATGAAGCGCGAGTTCAACGTCGAAGCCAACGTCGGCAAGCCGCAGGTGGCGTACCGCGAGACGATCCGCAAGTCGGACGTCAAGTCGGACTACAAGCACGCCAAGCAGTCCGGCGGTAAGGGCCAGTACGGTCACGTCGTGATCGAGCTGTCGCCGATGAACGAGAAGGACAAGGCCAACGAGGACGTCGAGAACGATTTCCTGTTCGTCAACGACATCACCGGCGGCGTGATTCCGAAGGAATTCATCCCGGCGGTCGAGAAGGGCCTGCGCGAGACCATCACCAGCGGTCCGCTGGCCGGCTTCCCGGTCGTGGGCGTGAAGGTCAAGCTCGTGTTCGGTTCGTACCACGACGTCGACTCGTCGGAAATGGCGTTCAAGCTCGCCGCGTCGATGGCCTTCAAGGAAGGCTTCCGCAAGGCCGATCCGGTCCTGCTGGAGCCGATGATGAAGGTCGAAGTGGTGACTCCGGAGGAGTACGTCGGCGACGTGATGGGCGACTTGAGCCGTCGTCGCGGCCTGCTGCAGGGCCAGGACGACACGCCGTCGGGCAAGACCATCAACGCGATGGTGCCGTTGGGCGAGATGTTCGGTTACGCGACCACGATCCGTTCGCTGACCCAGGGCCGCGCGACCTTCACGATGGAATTCGACCATTACGCCGAAGCGCCGACCAACATCGCCGAAACGGTCATCAAGAAGGGCGGCTGA